From Montipora foliosa isolate CH-2021 chromosome 6, ASM3666993v2, whole genome shotgun sequence, a single genomic window includes:
- the LOC138005729 gene encoding uncharacterized protein, translated as MKKIWKSRLSPQLKRRVSVASVESVLLYGCEAWTLTTQMERNIDGVYARMLRTVLNATWEDHTKNVDLYGTVPRVTDKIRARRMGLAGHFVRHPEPVASNLILLEPKDGTRSKGRPATTYIDTLRRDTGLSNTCEIRAAMNNRDQWRAAIRHSRVGVG; from the coding sequence ATGAAAAAGATCTGGAAGTCAAGATTATCCCCTCAGCTAAAACGACGAGTGTCTGTAGCCTCAGTAGAAAGCGTTCTTCTCTATGGTTGTGAAGCCTGGACTCTTACTACACAGATGGAACGCAACATAGATGGAGTCTACGCAAGAATGCTGAGGACGGTTCTCAACGCCACCTGGGAAGACCACACCAAAAACGTCGACCTTTACGGCACAGTTCCCCGGGTTACCGACAAAATCAGAGCCAGAAGAATGGGCCTCGCTGGTCACTTTGTCCGCCACCCTGAGCCGGTTGCATCAAATCTCATTCTCTTGGAACCAAAGGACGGTACTCGCAGCAAGGGAAGACCAGCAACCACTTACATAGACACCCTCAGAAGAGATACTGGACTTAGTAACACTTGCGAGATTCGCGCCGCTATGAACAACAGGGACCAGTGGAGAGCAGCCATCCGTCATTCCCGAGTTGGTGTTGGCTAA
- the LOC138007669 gene encoding synphilin-1-like has product MFKSYKANKNATFNKNNRDLHASDSTSHRTGKQKNLILTNILEETNSVIDEPRSFEQDDQYLDECLKALDRNPQDFQDGDIDLEEYDFDDYNSIASTASLLNIHAEPALDENNFTASSHAPLPSSDNTALWRSQPKNTQAKQADKSQAQLKEQLLRISKVQASISKVRDWSEANGTLNKDDWKDILLEAAYQGDLKRLQEAYSKLGGTSELAIRITDAFANTAFHKAAEAGSVSTLQWLVGHLPNDCLRNITNGENLTPLAVAVKHGSVRCVEWLLEKTSASNEMTINASRSALIHAAIQNGHEECLRCLLAYTRDNCLELDVTDLSGVTLAHIAAREGHMTCLQALIDHNIDVTSEDRDGRSPADYAYTAGQTSCGRYLVMEESCWLLSVRVAKLHRELKECKDENKELRQKLEALESRARSGMLPDRPEVVGGDQSDTSGNGESKSFDDRLGTKISDMRHSDTIRASGSPDGESLNGFISERSLHQSYVNESHHKPLLSKTTSQLEASKQRKRLDTRESVDSIGSNVSSPMSDSSADNASMQLIMAKQIAANTRRLVMSKHAQKVEEAPLIRTRLNPDASIGVFADESVEKGSSPPIVQPDTSTSPSSSRSQSPLQTNNSRKDSNKLKRSNATASTYEKRTANDGRAGTLFRIRRKTPAISSDSTISSDSDSELNMQRSNGPRSRRGYTASHRTKEDSDGNLKVQRQNVAENAFSEKKKTNKTVSWKETPTKSAQTDQRKDIFNEKPRVPPKPPVRTVSRDSRAVRAGSRRDGAKWTYMPETMISRDRKPQTVRMSESGRERTVLPDTGLSVHRLIPKNSLRDGLDISVTTPVKRPVIIIEENSNSGSQLQYSLGDYQQDDRPWYETDDFD; this is encoded by the exons ATGTTCAAGTCatacaaagcaaacaaaaatgcaacATTCAATAAGAACAACAGAGATTTGCATGCATCTGACAGCACTTCGCACAG AACTGGAAAGCAAAAAAATCTTATCCTGACAAATATTTTAGAAGAGACTAATTCAGTTATTGATGAACCAAGGAGCTTTGAACAAGATGACCAGTACCTAGATGAGTGTTTgaaagcattggaccgaaatcCACAAGACTTTCAG gaTGGGGACATTGATTTAGAAGAATATGATTTTGATGATTACAACTCCATTGCTAGCACAGCATCTCTTCTCAACATTCATGCAGAGCCAGCACTAGACGAAAACAATTTTACTGCAAGTAGTCATGCACCACTTCCAAGCAGTGACAACACAGCATTGTGGAGATCTCAGCCAAAAAATACACAGGCAAAACAAGCAGATAAATCACAGGCTCAACTCAAAGAGCAGCTTTTAAGAATTTCCAAGGTTCAGGCATCCATTTCAAAAGTAAGGGACTGGAGTGAAGCAAATGGGACCTTGAACAAAGATGACTGGAAAGATATTTTACTTGAAGCTGCCTACCAAGGAGACTTAAAAAGACTG CAAGAAGCATACAGTAAGCTGGGTGGTACTAGTGAATTGGCTATCAGAATTACAGATGCATTTGCCAACACGGCATTTCATAAGGCGGCTGAAGCTGGAAGTGTATCCACCCTTCAGTGGCTGGTCGGCCATTTGCCAAATGATTGTTTGAGAAATATAACAAATGGCGAAAACCTTACTCCTTTGGCTGTTGCAGTGAAG CATGGCAGTGTTCGATGTGTAGAGTGGCTTCTAGAAAAAACATCTGCTTCCAATGAAATGACAATCAATGCTAGTAGATCTGCACTGATACATGCAGCAATACAGAATGGACATGAGGAGTGTCTTAGATGTCTCTTAGCTTACACAAGAGATAACTGTTTGGAACTTG ATGTCACAGACTTATCAGGCGTGACTCTAGCGCATATTGCAGCCAGGGAAGGTCATATGACTTGTCTCCAAGCCCTTATCGATCACAATATTGACGTGACCTCTGAAGATAGAGATGGCCGATCTCCCGCAGATTATGCATATACAGCCGGTCAAACCAGTTGTGGCCGGTATTTAGTTATGGAAGAATCCTGCTGGTTACTTTCCGTGCGTGTAGCAAAGTTGCACAGAGAGCTTAAAGAATGCAAAGACGAAAATAAAGAACTCAGACAAAAGCTTGAG GCCCTTGAAAGTCGAGCGAGGTCTGGTATGCTGCCAGACAGACCGGAAGTCGTCGGTGGAGATCAG AGTGACACTAGTGGTAACGGAGAATCGAAATCTTTTGACGACAGACTGGGTACTAAAATATCAGATATGCGGCATAGCGATACAATTCGGGCCAGCGGTTCACCAGATGGAGAGAGCCTCAatggtttcatttctgaacg ATCTCTCCATCAGTCTTATGTGAATGAGTCACACCATAAACCGCTGCTCAGCAAAACCACAAGCCAGTTGGAAGCGTCGAAGCAGCGAAAAAGACTGGACACTAGAGAAAGCGTCGACTCCATTGGCTCAAATGTATCTTCTCCTATGTCTGATTCAAGTGCAGACAACGCATCGATGCAGTTGATCATGGC GAAACAAATAGCAGCTAATACCCGCAGACTCGTTATGTCCAAGCATGCGCAAAAGGTAGAGGAAGCACCGCTGATTAGAACAAGGCTAAATCCTGATGCGAGTATTGGTGTGTTTGCGGATGAGTCTGTTGAAAAAG GTTCCAGTCCTCCGATCGTTCAACCCGACACATCAACTTCCCCATCTTCATCTCGCTCCCAATCTCCACTTCAGACAAATAATTCGAGAAAAGACTCGAACAAACTAAAACGAAGTAATGCGACAGCAAGCACATACGAAAAGAGAACCGCCAACGATGGCAGAGCTGGAACGCTTTTCAGAATCAGGCGCAAAACACCTGCTATCAGCTCCGATAGCACGATAAGTTCCGATAGTGACAGTGAACTCAATATGCAGCGGAGTAACGGACCGCGATCTCGCCGAGGATACACAGCTTCCCATCGAACGAAAGAGGACAGCGATGGAAATTTAAAAGTTCAACGCCAAAATGTAGCAGAAAACGCCTTtagcgaaaagaaaaaaactaacaaaactgTTTCCTGGAAGGAAACTCCAACTAAGAGTGCGCAAACGGATCAAAGAAAAGATATCTTTAATGAAAAACCTCGTGTACCGCCAAAGCCACCGGTAAGGACCGTGTCACGTGACAGTCGGGCGGTGAGGGCAGGATCGCGTCGTGATGGTGCTAAATGGACATATATGCCGGAAACAATGATATCGCGAGACCGCAAACCTCAGACGGTAAGGATGTCTGAAAGTGGGCGTGAAAGAACAGTGCTGCCTGACACTGGTCTGTCCGTTCATAGACTCATTCCTAAAAACTCTCTCCGAGATGGATTGGATATTTCTGTGACTACGCCCGTTAAACGGCCCGTCATAATAATTGAG GAAAACTCAAACTCTGGAAGTCAGTTACAATATTCCTTGGGTGATTATCAGCAAGATGACAGACCATG GTATGAGACAGACGACTTTGATTGA